The following coding sequences lie in one Mucilaginibacter sp. KACC 22773 genomic window:
- a CDS encoding PDDEXK nuclease domain-containing protein, with protein MDNDQSYLSLLSKLKTDIADARLKVAFTVNEQLLELYWKIGNNIQNQRNNEGWGTKIIDKLSNDLKQSFPDMKGISPRNLKYMQSFAEAYPLFLQAPLAKLESTSSILQVPLAKLPWYHHITLLDKVKDGNERLFYIEQSVKNGWSRNMLVNQVESNLYLRKGKAVTNFSTTLPPSQSDLAKEIFKDPYKFDFLNLADNHFEKELEDGLVGHMTKFLLELGNGFSYVGRQYPLEIGGEDFYIDLLFYHLRLRCYIVIELKAGKFIPEFAGKLNFYLNAVDGILKHQHDQPTIGILICKEKNKIVAEYALKGLEKPIGVSEYNLTKAIPSNLKGSLPSIAEIEKNLK; from the coding sequence ATGGATAATGATCAAAGTTATTTATCGCTATTAAGCAAGCTTAAAACTGATATAGCTGACGCACGGCTAAAAGTTGCCTTTACTGTTAATGAGCAGTTGCTCGAATTGTACTGGAAAATTGGTAACAATATCCAGAATCAAAGAAATAATGAGGGTTGGGGAACCAAAATTATAGACAAGCTTTCTAATGATCTTAAGCAATCTTTTCCAGATATGAAGGGGATCTCTCCACGTAACTTAAAGTACATGCAATCATTTGCAGAGGCATATCCCTTATTTTTGCAAGCACCACTTGCAAAATTAGAATCCACATCGTCAATTTTGCAAGTGCCACTTGCAAAATTGCCCTGGTACCATCACATCACTTTATTGGATAAAGTTAAGGACGGTAATGAAAGGCTATTTTATATCGAACAATCAGTCAAAAATGGATGGAGCCGGAATATGTTGGTTAACCAGGTTGAAAGCAATTTATATCTTAGAAAGGGTAAGGCAGTCACCAATTTTTCTACTACCCTTCCTCCGTCACAAAGTGATCTTGCAAAGGAAATTTTTAAAGATCCTTATAAATTCGACTTCTTAAACCTGGCCGATAATCATTTTGAAAAAGAGTTAGAAGATGGGCTTGTTGGCCATATGACCAAGTTTCTTCTGGAACTTGGAAATGGTTTTAGTTATGTTGGCAGACAATATCCACTGGAAATTGGCGGCGAAGATTTCTATATAGATCTTTTATTTTACCATTTAAGACTGCGTTGTTATATTGTAATAGAACTCAAAGCAGGGAAGTTCATACCGGAATTTGCTGGCAAATTGAACTTTTACTTAAATGCCGTAGATGGAATTTTAAAGCACCAGCATGACCAGCCGACTATCGGAATCTTAATTTGTAAGGAGAAAAACAAAATTGTGGCCGAATATGCACTTAAGGGTTTAGAGAAACCAATCGGAGTATCTGAGTATAATTTAACGAAAGCGATACCATCAAACTTAAAAGGTAGCCTGCCATCTATTGCTGAAATTGAAAAAAATCTTAAATAG
- a CDS encoding XRE family transcriptional regulator — MISNQFNIIDGVDPQVDALKKLGNRIKTLRMKAGHHHYERFAFENDIGRILLRRVELGGNVKYNSLLKIIAALRVTPAEFFSEGFD; from the coding sequence ATGATTTCAAACCAATTCAATATTATCGACGGAGTTGACCCCCAGGTTGATGCGCTCAAAAAATTAGGTAACCGGATTAAGACGCTACGAATGAAAGCAGGCCACCATCATTATGAAAGGTTCGCTTTTGAAAATGACATCGGCAGAATCCTGCTTCGCCGTGTAGAACTTGGCGGTAATGTGAAGTATAATAGCCTGCTAAAGATCATTGCAGCATTGAGAGTAACGCCAGCAGAATTTTTCAGCGAAGGTTTTGATTGA
- a CDS encoding Cthe_2314 family HEPN domain-containing protein produces MNETNIDFNTLSLYTTPVGRIVQQFITDMYLKKHERTSEYALYLQDLNDIMTSISQSFDDITLTIKLIRFAHPKIKSFKMTKADRGDYIKYHFENYFFRLPKLKDQVLQLLNKVFRMGLSQSQGLEKKVRAHPVVQNKKLYLFLDYFEEAFARIKPLRDTIAHRGDLADSDMTMLTSYQLAPYDNDVYEMRLRIMISKAEVFEKNQGILKQAVIILLLALEEEFNPILNSLSRLP; encoded by the coding sequence ATGAATGAGACAAATATAGATTTCAATACACTTTCCCTCTATACAACGCCCGTTGGAAGGATAGTGCAACAATTCATTACCGACATGTATTTGAAAAAACATGAACGGACCAGTGAATACGCGCTATACCTGCAAGATCTTAACGACATTATGACCAGCATCAGCCAGAGTTTTGATGATATTACATTAACCATTAAGTTGATCCGTTTTGCTCATCCAAAAATTAAATCATTTAAAATGACGAAGGCTGATCGCGGCGATTATATAAAGTACCATTTCGAGAATTACTTTTTTCGCCTGCCGAAATTAAAAGACCAGGTGCTGCAATTGCTGAATAAGGTTTTCCGAATGGGGTTATCACAATCTCAGGGCCTGGAAAAGAAGGTACGTGCCCACCCGGTAGTTCAAAATAAAAAACTCTATCTTTTCCTGGATTATTTTGAAGAAGCTTTTGCCAGGATCAAACCGCTTCGTGATACAATTGCCCACCGGGGCGATTTAGCAGATTCAGATATGACCATGCTGACATCGTACCAGTTAGCGCCATACGATAATGACGTTTATGAAATGCGCCTTAGAATCATGATTAGCAAAGCAGAAGTCTTTGAAAAGAACCAGGGAATACTGAAGCAGGCAGTTATTATACTATTGTTAGCTTTGGAAGAAGAATTTAATCCGATCTTAAATTCACTCTCCAGATTACCCTGA
- a CDS encoding PRTRC system ThiF family protein: MKTKKLKAVRPSVHIVEKTLLNPYNPIQINLIGAGGTGSQFLTALGRMNHALIALHHPGLMVRVFDDDMVEVANLGRQLFATAELGMYKAVALVNRINLFFGTNWKAITDKYNKETIAVSPDLRMAEFTISCVDTVSARFEIAELLLNLDERVTYMRNRPLYWMDFGNSRDTGQVILSTLTDIKQPESKKFRVVETLPMVTSEFRELLETSESTDNTPSCSLAEALTKQDLFINSALANLGASLLWQVFREGILFNRGFFLNLKEFKTQPLKVA, encoded by the coding sequence ATGAAAACGAAAAAATTAAAAGCCGTCAGGCCGAGCGTGCATATCGTAGAAAAAACATTGCTCAACCCTTATAACCCGATACAGATTAATTTAATTGGTGCAGGGGGAACAGGAAGCCAGTTCCTTACCGCTTTAGGCAGAATGAACCACGCATTGATCGCACTGCATCATCCCGGTTTAATGGTGCGGGTATTTGATGATGATATGGTTGAGGTTGCGAACCTCGGCAGGCAACTGTTCGCTACTGCTGAATTGGGTATGTACAAGGCAGTGGCACTGGTCAACCGGATTAACCTGTTTTTCGGAACGAACTGGAAAGCCATCACCGATAAGTACAATAAGGAAACGATTGCAGTCTCCCCCGATTTAAGAATGGCGGAGTTCACCATATCCTGTGTTGATACCGTATCCGCACGTTTCGAGATTGCGGAATTACTGCTCAATTTGGATGAGCGGGTTACCTATATGCGTAACCGTCCGCTTTACTGGATGGATTTCGGGAACAGCAGGGATACGGGACAGGTTATCCTGTCAACGCTGACAGACATCAAGCAACCCGAAAGCAAAAAGTTCAGGGTGGTGGAAACACTGCCTATGGTTACTTCGGAATTCAGAGAATTATTGGAAACCTCGGAAAGTACGGACAATACGCCAAGCTGCTCTTTAGCCGAAGCCCTGACCAAACAGGATTTATTTATTAATTCTGCATTAGCCAATTTAGGCGCTTCCCTCTTATGGCAGGTATTCCGGGAGGGCATACTGTTCAACAGGGGCTTTTTCCTGAACTTAAAGGAGTTTAAAACACAGCCATTGAAAGTGGCCTGA
- a CDS encoding PRTRC system protein C, producing the protein MLQTTQLERIFIHKENGQEVRLTDPGKTFDPDMVLNFYASTYPVLTNARIIGPEIRNDEVQYRFESTMGTKG; encoded by the coding sequence ATGTTACAGACAACGCAATTAGAAAGGATTTTTATCCATAAGGAGAACGGGCAGGAAGTCCGCTTAACCGACCCCGGTAAAACATTCGACCCCGATATGGTACTCAACTTTTATGCGAGTACATATCCGGTATTGACCAACGCACGGATTATCGGGCCTGAAATCAGGAATGATGAAGTACAGTACCGCTTTGAAAGCACAATGGGTACTAAGGGTTAA
- a CDS encoding histidine kinase dimerization/phosphoacceptor domain -containing protein produces MKKILVCLFLLNWVFTVNGQVTSRQKADSLLKLVPGLTASTTGAGTALNLADFYIRKEGSSKQDLDSAAYFINKAKKLHPRFGSPWTDGYILLVEGRLADKNGKKTEGMSLVAKAVERLKFTGDTIFFGKACYELSRYYTDLTNQPQLAIRVSLVEKAIALLRQSPDRADLAADMLMLADLYQQQGKFTKSLEAAKLALAHLKSAHQQLQGIYILMCTDELWLGNYQQALTYGLWAITASEQVHEETGPQRLQIENTVSVAYYFLRNCPKSLEHGKTAMAIAVQARDTSDTYMIAQGLCRTYLSMHQPQLAINLLNQTIAQYSSFADFDVNYNNQIIYLQAYLQVKDYKKASPYFISNKRLLNDPRLNDFKKAGIYLMLETYEKALHNYAAAYVYLRTFSAYAEKEHNNFYRQNSYGEHAKLDSLTHDYRSAYFYTIRFRKLSDSLLNLSKNKQLQELEVVYKTKEKDNSIELLHQKAKLQDAELGKSRRTINETIAGICVLLIGGGFFVRHYNIRQKTFRIIGKQHAVITTKNEEILIKNKELEGLIQEKEYLLIEVHHRVKNNLHTVLSFLSLQSKYLKGEALAAIKISRQRIYAMSLIHQKLYMAEDIKTIDMKSYLEEFVGYFLDSFSPDLQIKFSTNIESLRLPVNKAIPVGLIINEAITNSAKYAFPANTEPKITLSLRQKEERIELIIKDNGIGIPGDVNQATYDSLGIKLIKGLCNDLDGTLSFESATGTMITILFRI; encoded by the coding sequence ATGAAAAAAATACTCGTCTGCCTGTTCTTGCTTAATTGGGTATTTACAGTCAATGGACAAGTTACATCCCGCCAAAAGGCAGATTCCCTATTGAAATTGGTACCAGGCCTCACTGCGTCAACAACCGGAGCGGGCACTGCTTTGAATTTGGCAGATTTTTATATAAGAAAAGAAGGTTCATCAAAGCAAGACCTTGATAGCGCCGCTTACTTCATTAATAAAGCAAAGAAGTTGCATCCACGGTTCGGTTCGCCATGGACGGATGGTTACATTCTACTTGTAGAAGGCCGTTTAGCAGATAAGAATGGAAAGAAAACAGAAGGAATGTCGCTGGTAGCAAAAGCGGTGGAACGTCTTAAATTCACCGGGGACACGATATTTTTCGGTAAGGCCTGTTATGAATTATCACGCTACTATACAGACCTGACCAATCAACCCCAGTTAGCTATCAGGGTATCCCTGGTGGAGAAAGCAATTGCTCTGCTCAGGCAATCTCCAGACCGGGCTGACCTCGCTGCGGATATGCTCATGCTCGCCGACCTGTATCAGCAACAAGGAAAATTCACGAAATCTCTTGAAGCTGCAAAACTGGCATTGGCTCACTTAAAATCGGCGCATCAACAGCTGCAGGGTATTTATATTTTAATGTGTACGGATGAGCTTTGGTTAGGCAACTATCAGCAGGCGCTCACTTACGGCCTTTGGGCAATAACCGCCAGTGAGCAGGTGCATGAAGAAACCGGCCCGCAACGATTGCAAATTGAAAATACGGTTAGTGTGGCCTATTACTTCCTGCGTAATTGCCCTAAATCTTTAGAGCATGGCAAAACGGCAATGGCAATCGCCGTGCAAGCTCGCGATACCTCAGATACCTATATGATAGCCCAAGGTTTATGCAGAACTTATTTGTCCATGCATCAGCCTCAGCTGGCCATCAATCTACTAAACCAAACTATCGCTCAATATTCAAGCTTTGCGGACTTCGACGTTAACTATAATAATCAGATCATCTATTTGCAGGCATATCTTCAAGTGAAGGATTATAAAAAGGCAAGCCCATATTTCATTTCCAATAAAAGACTCCTTAATGATCCAAGATTAAATGATTTTAAAAAAGCGGGCATTTACCTTATGTTAGAAACCTACGAGAAAGCTTTGCATAACTACGCAGCAGCTTATGTCTATCTGCGTACTTTTTCAGCGTACGCCGAAAAAGAGCATAATAATTTCTACCGCCAAAATAGTTACGGCGAACACGCCAAATTGGATTCTCTTACCCATGACTACAGGTCAGCTTACTTTTACACGATCCGATTCAGAAAATTATCCGACTCTCTTCTCAATTTAAGCAAAAACAAGCAACTCCAGGAGCTGGAAGTTGTTTATAAAACTAAAGAAAAGGATAACTCGATCGAATTGCTACATCAAAAAGCTAAACTTCAGGATGCGGAATTAGGTAAAAGCAGGCGAACAATCAATGAAACAATTGCAGGTATCTGCGTTCTTTTGATCGGTGGTGGTTTTTTCGTTCGTCACTATAATATACGGCAAAAAACGTTTCGGATAATTGGGAAGCAGCACGCTGTGATCACGACTAAAAATGAAGAGATTCTAATAAAAAACAAGGAACTGGAAGGCCTTATTCAGGAAAAAGAGTACCTGCTCATAGAAGTTCATCACCGGGTAAAAAATAATTTGCATACGGTACTCAGTTTCCTTTCGCTTCAGTCGAAATATCTTAAGGGTGAGGCATTAGCAGCAATAAAGATCAGCAGGCAAAGAATCTATGCCATGTCCCTGATCCATCAGAAACTTTATATGGCAGAAGACATAAAAACGATCGACATGAAGTCTTACCTGGAAGAATTCGTTGGCTACTTTCTTGATAGCTTCAGTCCCGACCTCCAAATCAAATTTTCAACGAATATAGAGTCTCTGCGCCTTCCGGTAAATAAGGCTATTCCCGTAGGGTTGATCATAAATGAAGCGATCACTAATTCTGCAAAATATGCGTTCCCTGCGAATACAGAACCTAAAATCACCCTAAGCCTTCGCCAAAAGGAAGAACGAATAGAGTTGATCATCAAAGATAATGGGATCGGGATACCGGGAGATGTCAACCAGGCCACTTACGATTCTCTTGGGATAAAACTGATCAAAGGGCTTTGTAATGACCTGGATGGAACATTATCATTTGAGTCTGCCACCGGCACCATGATCACTATTTTGTTCCGCATATAA
- a CDS encoding PRTRC system protein E: MKTNFFENIASLNAPGIWKIGIQNDENGRFVVSALYAPTENNDPALKTIAPLIFKGTATEMDEGFFEAIEKPVQETAGLYSNLDAYRKSLEGAKKKLAQNNKSQPAKVKSEGDEDGEDDLEVTEPKVSAEEKKRIYTEAIRKVVLLNDACKYAEALDVLPSVTDYPEKAEELNKRKTDLTRKKEQMDKALQLFNQD, encoded by the coding sequence ATGAAAACGAATTTCTTTGAAAATATAGCCAGTCTGAATGCCCCGGGCATTTGGAAAATAGGCATCCAAAATGACGAAAACGGGCGTTTTGTAGTGTCTGCGCTTTATGCGCCAACCGAAAATAACGACCCTGCCCTGAAAACCATAGCCCCCCTGATTTTCAAGGGAACTGCTACAGAAATGGATGAGGGCTTTTTTGAAGCCATTGAAAAGCCCGTACAGGAAACCGCAGGTTTATACAGCAATCTTGATGCTTACCGTAAATCTTTAGAGGGTGCTAAAAAGAAACTGGCGCAAAATAATAAAAGTCAGCCCGCCAAGGTGAAATCAGAGGGTGACGAAGACGGTGAGGATGATTTGGAGGTTACCGAGCCGAAAGTTTCAGCCGAGGAAAAAAAGAGAATTTATACGGAAGCTATCAGAAAAGTCGTGTTACTGAACGATGCATGTAAATATGCAGAAGCCTTGGATGTTTTACCATCCGTGACCGACTACCCTGAAAAGGCGGAGGAACTGAACAAGCGAAAAACCGACCTGACCCGGAAAAAAGAACAAATGGACAAAGCCCTGCAACTATTTAATCAAGACTAG
- a CDS encoding restriction endonuclease has translation MNIKPTQTTNRPHFSDLDSSRFEDISFMLLEAMYTWHELIHIGRTGTDGGVDIKGIKLEPGGKKESWLIQCKRHARVSQGELKSMVDKIITNYRMPDVILLIVSCDLTRAKYDYINTYCTSLGVPELIIWTATTLESFLYAHPKIKAIAFGHDPAQEKTTQANARQVIRGLKLKEKLLKAIINHKAIKDPANRARISKDPSLKFISEDVYIRSVDDRTYPKMPEKEKAKISPWFRSFFYDTYHNGIELHLSAAIGADIIMDKDGYWEPIRSSDDERLKSPLYKVVPVKCIGRIPYSGIAAFIPDGDEMTSCPHLFCLFDHDGMPYEEIYYKFQGNKNNAFIEWDLDRSKQTVFPKIK, from the coding sequence ATGAATATTAAACCTACGCAAACCACTAACAGACCCCACTTTTCCGATCTTGATTCATCTCGTTTCGAAGATATTTCCTTTATGCTCCTTGAAGCCATGTACACCTGGCATGAACTGATACATATCGGCAGGACAGGAACAGATGGTGGGGTCGATATTAAGGGAATAAAATTAGAACCCGGCGGCAAAAAGGAAAGCTGGCTGATCCAATGTAAGCGCCATGCCAGGGTCAGCCAGGGCGAATTGAAATCCATGGTCGATAAAATTATCACCAATTACCGGATGCCTGATGTCATTTTATTAATCGTGTCCTGTGACCTTACGAGAGCTAAATATGATTATATTAATACCTATTGCACAAGCCTCGGTGTACCTGAATTAATTATTTGGACAGCTACCACCCTGGAGTCATTTTTATATGCTCATCCGAAAATCAAAGCCATCGCGTTTGGTCATGATCCGGCGCAAGAAAAAACAACGCAAGCCAACGCCCGGCAAGTTATCAGAGGACTGAAATTAAAAGAAAAATTGCTCAAAGCGATCATTAATCATAAAGCCATAAAAGACCCGGCAAACAGGGCCAGAATATCGAAAGATCCCAGCCTGAAATTTATCAGTGAAGACGTTTACATCCGTTCAGTAGATGACCGCACCTATCCCAAAATGCCCGAAAAGGAAAAGGCTAAAATCAGTCCCTGGTTTCGTTCGTTCTTTTACGATACTTACCATAATGGCATAGAGCTTCACCTTTCCGCTGCGATAGGGGCCGATATCATTATGGACAAAGATGGGTATTGGGAACCTATACGCAGTTCTGATGATGAACGGTTAAAAAGCCCTTTATACAAGGTAGTACCTGTTAAATGTATTGGCAGGATTCCTTATTCAGGTATTGCCGCCTTTATTCCTGATGGAGATGAAATGACGTCCTGCCCTCATTTATTTTGTTTGTTTGATCACGATGGAATGCCTTATGAAGAGATCTACTATAAATTTCAGGGCAATAAAAATAATGCCTTTATAGAATGGGATCTGGACCGTTCCAAGCAAACAGTATTTCCAAAGATCAAATAA
- a CDS encoding single-stranded DNA-binding protein, whose translation MELTGRLTSDAKVSEVKGGKKVVNFSIAINDSYKPKDGERVELTTYVECAYWINPKVGQFLKKGLLVQLGGRLGSRAWVNKDGDAISYLTCNISNLKFLGGSSNSTSAKPEKSKSNAPEDDDLPF comes from the coding sequence ATGGAACTAACAGGAAGATTAACCTCTGATGCTAAGGTTAGCGAGGTTAAGGGAGGAAAAAAAGTAGTGAATTTCAGTATCGCTATTAACGACAGCTACAAACCCAAAGATGGTGAACGGGTGGAACTGACCACCTATGTGGAATGTGCTTACTGGATTAACCCGAAAGTAGGGCAATTCCTTAAAAAAGGCTTATTGGTACAATTAGGTGGCCGTTTGGGTAGCCGTGCATGGGTCAACAAGGATGGGGATGCTATAAGCTATTTAACCTGCAATATCTCCAACCTTAAATTTTTGGGCGGCTCATCAAACAGCACCTCCGCAAAGCCGGAAAAAAGCAAAAGCAATGCACCGGAAGACGACGACCTGCCTTTTTGA
- a CDS encoding PRTRC system protein B has protein sequence MKNLTNNFCNSYQPVKALLICQKQTTVEDGGEESNIYVESYDIGKFGKPINAHPLTFKETLQLSGLFQAAEEMKTGFLRSRGIIPNQVLYVNPQQGGYAVWFTPPQEVPLYFASALGIKSGRGKVPAMLWKAGREELAVFALKAGKKPTGNTKLFHAPFFNIYRTGRVCMGTVKINISESARLEDFMAQWENYFWNSYFSHLMDDFNPVTENIVQLWQTLVKSENAFPTHLLKSTNDTLQSLMT, from the coding sequence ATGAAGAACCTAACGAATAACTTTTGTAATTCCTATCAGCCGGTTAAAGCCCTGCTGATTTGTCAGAAACAAACAACTGTTGAAGATGGCGGGGAAGAAAGCAATATTTACGTGGAAAGCTATGATATTGGCAAATTCGGAAAGCCGATAAACGCCCACCCGCTTACCTTTAAGGAAACTCTGCAATTAAGCGGCTTGTTTCAAGCCGCCGAGGAAATGAAAACGGGCTTCCTGCGAAGCAGGGGCATCATACCTAATCAGGTGCTGTATGTTAATCCCCAACAGGGCGGGTATGCAGTTTGGTTTACCCCACCGCAGGAAGTGCCGTTATATTTCGCATCCGCTTTGGGAATTAAATCAGGGAGGGGGAAAGTCCCGGCAATGCTTTGGAAAGCAGGCCGGGAAGAATTAGCAGTATTTGCCCTGAAAGCCGGTAAAAAACCAACAGGCAACACCAAATTGTTCCATGCACCATTCTTTAATATTTACCGTACAGGCAGGGTTTGTATGGGGACGGTTAAAATCAATATCAGCGAGTCCGCCCGTTTGGAAGATTTCATGGCACAATGGGAAAATTACTTTTGGAACAGCTATTTCAGCCACCTGATGGATGACTTTAACCCGGTAACCGAAAACATCGTCCAGTTATGGCAAACACTGGTTAAATCAGAAAATGCCTTTCCAACTCACCTGTTGAAATCCACCAATGACACCTTACAAAGCTTAATGACATGA
- a CDS encoding DUF932 domain-containing protein codes for MSHNINEANGKHSFFSVKEKAWHGLGQIVEQYPTSAEAIKYAGLDYFVEKRPLFTYDTENHTGDPDNDILIPEIEVPNYFATIRNDTEQVLGVVGKDYEVVQNVNAFEFFDAIVGGGDGILYETAGALGKGERIFITAKLPGYIRVGRQDMIEQYLFLTTSHDGFGSITAAFTPIRIVCNNTLNAAMRNHSNSIKIRHTASANDRLKQAHTLMGISGTMANELEDIFNHWSQVRITDMQVKKLIQVAMAPNKEVITNLELGLLDKLSTTYTNIVDSVYEYALGNPTQQMDTTAGTVFGAYNAITGYFQNVRKYGNEEAKFKSIMDGTGKQRGQVAFDLCRDFARHGVNALNQIK; via the coding sequence ATGTCACATAACATCAATGAAGCAAACGGGAAACACAGCTTTTTCAGTGTAAAGGAAAAAGCATGGCACGGGTTAGGTCAGATTGTTGAACAGTACCCCACAAGCGCAGAAGCTATAAAATATGCGGGTTTGGATTATTTCGTGGAAAAGCGCCCGCTGTTTACCTATGATACCGAGAACCATACAGGCGACCCGGACAATGATATTCTAATCCCTGAAATCGAAGTACCCAATTATTTCGCTACTATCCGTAATGACACCGAACAGGTGTTGGGTGTAGTCGGCAAAGATTATGAGGTAGTGCAGAATGTGAACGCCTTTGAATTCTTCGACGCCATTGTAGGTGGCGGGGATGGCATTTTATACGAAACTGCCGGGGCATTGGGCAAAGGCGAACGTATTTTTATCACCGCCAAACTACCGGGCTATATCAGGGTAGGCAGACAGGATATGATTGAGCAATACCTGTTTTTAACCACCTCGCACGATGGTTTCGGCAGTATCACCGCAGCATTTACCCCCATCCGCATTGTCTGCAACAATACCCTGAACGCTGCCATGCGAAACCATAGCAATTCTATTAAAATAAGGCATACCGCTTCAGCTAATGACCGCCTGAAACAGGCGCATACTTTAATGGGTATCAGCGGTACGATGGCAAACGAACTGGAAGATATTTTTAACCATTGGTCGCAGGTGCGTATCACCGACATGCAGGTGAAAAAATTGATACAGGTGGCTATGGCTCCAAATAAGGAAGTCATCACCAATCTGGAACTGGGCTTACTGGATAAGCTGTCAACTACCTATACCAATATCGTCGATAGTGTTTACGAATATGCTTTGGGAAATCCCACCCAGCAAATGGACACTACCGCAGGTACAGTATTTGGCGCTTACAATGCCATTACCGGGTATTTTCAAAACGTGCGTAAATACGGGAATGAGGAAGCCAAATTTAAATCGATCATGGACGGCACAGGCAAACAACGCGGGCAGGTAGCTTTTGACCTCTGCCGTGACTTCGCCCGTCATGGCGTGAATGCGCTGAACCAAATCAAATAA
- a CDS encoding macro domain-containing protein, which produces MIRFTKGNLLESGAEALVNTVNTVGVMGKGIALQFKQAFPFNYKKYKEACRKGELVTGKLLVVKDSNLLTGEKTIINFPTKQDWRNPAKNEYIASGLIELLSYLKQSKLKSIALPALGCGNGGLDWQVIKPMLTGMLSELSMEIIVYEPA; this is translated from the coding sequence ATGATACGTTTCACAAAAGGCAATTTACTGGAATCGGGCGCTGAAGCGTTGGTAAATACGGTCAATACTGTTGGGGTAATGGGGAAAGGAATCGCCCTGCAATTCAAACAGGCGTTCCCCTTTAATTATAAAAAATACAAAGAAGCGTGTAGGAAAGGCGAACTGGTCACAGGCAAATTGCTTGTAGTTAAAGACAGCAACCTGCTGACAGGTGAAAAAACGATTATCAACTTTCCTACCAAGCAGGATTGGAGAAACCCGGCGAAAAATGAATATATCGCTTCGGGACTAATCGAACTGCTTTCTTACCTGAAACAAAGTAAGCTCAAAAGTATTGCTTTACCCGCCTTAGGCTGTGGAAATGGCGGGTTGGACTGGCAAGTTATCAAGCCCATGCTTACCGGTATGCTGTCCGAATTATCAATGGAGATCATTGTTTACGAACCAGCCTGA
- a CDS encoding GNAT family N-acetyltransferase → MSDHVIQLLSPAECSKEQLAAFYELVLSGKQVDPEGLEDRIARADTLAFFYIGGQVAGVASVKNQKRSYITGIFLKAKVPGMAESYRYEIGYAVTHQDFRRLGISTKLVTALQAGKPGVKLYATTKNDDMRDLLVKSGFTQAGSSYKNAKDENLSLFVSA, encoded by the coding sequence ATGAGCGATCACGTAATCCAGTTACTATCCCCGGCCGAATGTTCCAAAGAACAATTGGCAGCCTTTTATGAATTGGTCCTTTCGGGAAAACAGGTCGATCCGGAAGGGCTGGAAGATCGGATAGCCCGGGCCGATACGCTTGCTTTTTTTTATATCGGCGGTCAGGTGGCGGGTGTTGCCTCTGTTAAAAATCAAAAACGAAGTTATATAACCGGGATCTTTTTAAAAGCCAAAGTTCCGGGGATGGCGGAAAGCTACCGGTACGAAATAGGTTATGCAGTTACGCACCAGGATTTCAGAAGACTTGGCATCAGCACGAAATTAGTTACCGCATTGCAGGCCGGAAAGCCTGGTGTTAAATTATACGCAACGACAAAAAACGATGACATGCGTGATCTGCTGGTGAAATCCGGTTTTACGCAAGCAGGCAGTTCCTATAAAAACGCCAAAGATGAAAATTTGAGCTTATTTGTTTCTGCCTGA